The nucleotide window ataaaatattaattcgTCAGCTTTACTTTGATTGCGTGATTAACTTATTCATCCTCAAGAGGATGTTCTGTTCTTTgttcatgtgttttttttttaatgtctgAATTGGCTTGAGCTCATGTTCTGTTCTGTCTGTGCAATTGTTGGTTCTGATGATcaaagttgatttttttttcttagccaTGTCCCATGATGATAAACTTTTGATTGTTCCAGTGCCTTATATTCAAGACATAAATGGGAAAGGCTAATGTTAACAATACTGGTTCAGACACCAAGAGAAATGTGGTCTCAAGTGTGTTTGATCCTGCATTATCTAGATTCGTTGGACTCTCTCAGAAGCTTCAAGCTCGTGTTAAGGTTATAATTTGGTTTCACAAATGTTTTCAATGTCCTTTGATGTTGTTATCTTCTAACGTACTGACAACAAAATAAGCGTTTTTGCGCTCTTTGTCGCAGTCCCAGCTGAAGAATTTGACCGCTGATAAGCATGGGAGGGAAGATAATGAAATCTCATCTAACTCCATACAAATGGACCTGGAGAAGCAGCTAGATAGTTGGAGAGGAAACCCTTCGTGGACTGATCAACCCCCAGTCGTTAAGGTGATCAATAGACTTCACTAGCCGGTTCTTTTCAGCGCTAGTGAGAGAATCTTGTTATATGACAGAGATAATTTAATCTTGGCAGGTGAGTATTCCGAAAGGGTCGCTTTGCAATCTCAAAGCTGAGGTGAATGTTGGTTTACCCCCTGATGCAGTTTATAACATTGTGATTGACCCTGACAACAGAAGGGTCTTCAAGAATATCAAGGTACTTCTATCTTACCTTCTTCCTCCATTAGAGGTTAAGCTCCAGCCTGACCTGTGATCACATTTATAGGAGGTTCTGTCGCGGAAAGTAGTGGTGGATGAAGGATTGAGGCAAGTGGTGGAAGTAGAACAAGCTGCTTTGTGGAGATTTCTCTGGTGGTCTGGAACAATCTCAGTTCATGTCTTGGTGGATCAAAACCGAGCAGATCACTCTGTAAGACCACTAAACAAAAAGTCTTTTGAGTCTTTTTCTTTAGTGGTTTGTGAAAAGGAAATGTGTTTTGTAGATGAGATTCAAGCAAGTGAAGAGCGGGTTCATGAAGAGATTCGAAGGAAACTGGAAAGTAAAGCCCTTGTTTGTGGACGAGCATATGTGCGATCGTCTGAAACCGAAAACACTGGAGGAGTATGAGCAGTGCACTGGTGGTAAAGGGAGGGTCGGATCAAAGGTAACGCTTGACCAGCTAATACAGCCGGCGATTGTTCCACCGCCTCCCATTTCTTGGTATCTGAGAGGCATCACAGCCAAGACAACAGAGATGCTCATCCATGACTTGTTGGCTGAGACCGCTAAGATCCGCAAACGTTTGGCAACCGGCGAAACGGATGATAGTCCCTCGCTGGATGAGCAGCGGATTGTGAATCCCGGAGATATAAAGGAGAGATGGGCAGCACACAGGAGAACATCAAGGAGACGTCGAAAAGATTTGTGCTGATTCAGTTCTTGAGGAAAACTGTAACCCAGTCCATGATTTTGGTTGGTCATAGAAATGTTCATGACTTTTGGGATCAGATACGTATACGCTTGCTGTCCTAAGATACAATTCATCACTAATGGAGAATGTTGAATTTTTTCTACAGCCATGGCTCTACGAATTACAAATGACAAGAAAGCAATAACATTCATTCATCAATCCAAGGTTTGAACAAATCAAAATGCACGAAAACTATTCAAAAGGGGCTCATACTAGTAAGTTTTTTAGGTACACATCTACTTGCACAATCAGAACATTCATACAATAGCCAGTAGCAAAAAGgttcatataatatttataagcTTTCTCTTGCATCCAGAAACTTTACCAACATACAGCAGGAAGAATCATCTCGATGCAATGCTGTTTTACTTCATTACGCCTGCGTAAGGGAGAGAGTTTAAGCGTCGcagaaaagaagaaacaatcttttgtaagattttttttttttgttttgaaacttaTGTTATACCTTGCCAGCGATGTTGTTGGACAGCCAGTCCAGACCTTCGTACAGTCCTTCACCTGAAGTGGCGCATGTGCTCTGAATGTACCTGTCGATTGCAAAGAAAgacataaatttaaaaacaaaagaaatggtTTTAAGTTTCAGAGAATTGGTAGGATATGTTTATTTACCAGTGACGCTGACGCAGGGAGTGAAGGCCAAGCTTATCCGTGATTTCAGCGGCATTCATAGCATTTGGAAGATCTTGTTTGTTAGCAAACACAAGCAACACAGCATCACGCAGCTCATCCTGCAAAAGAGGAATAGAGTTGGCAAGTATAAGACTTTCTAAATGGGTAATGATGAAATATATACTCTACAAAATATTCTGTTCAAGGAGTTTAATTAGCAATCAATATGAACCTCATTAAGCATCCTGTGAAGTTCATCTCTAGCCTCAACAACTCTGTCTCTGTCGTTGCTGTCCACGACAAAGATCAGACCCTGCGTGTTCTGGAAGTAGTGCCTCCACAAGGGACGGATctgaaaaccaaatcaaaaagTTTGGTTAAGAAATTCTTCATAGGAGCAGAGAGATTTACGTTCTACAACTACAGAAGATAAACAACAATCATCAGATAACTGGAGATCAGACCTTGTCTTGACCCCCGACATCCCACACAGTGAAACTGATGTTCTTGTACTCCACAGTTTCCACATTGAAACCTGTTTATGAACCTTGAGTTTAATATTCATCACAATCACAAAACCAATAGTATTATCATGATGGTGTGAAGGAGAAGCATACCAATAGTGGGGATGGTGGTGACAATCTCACCGAGCTTGAGCTTGTAGAGAATAGTGGTCTTACCAGCAGCATCAAGACCAACCATCAGAatcctcatctccttctttgcAAAGAGCTTGCTAAACAGCTTCGCGAAACTCAACCCCATTTTTTTGTCCTTTTAAACTGCACAAACCACAACGGATCAGGTAGATCCAACACACAGAGGTTGAAACATGCATAACGGATCACATCTTCTACAACTCAGAAGCTAATAACTGGGAAATGATTACAGATCCGCAGAAAAGCATAGATCCAGATCAGAGAAAGCGTACCTCTGCACCGGAGGATCTGCTAGAGAAGCTTAAGAGAGACGCGACGACGATGATGAATCAAAGGATTATTAGTGGgaagattgattttttttctttttaataaggGGAAAGGGTTACCGGCTTGTACGTCGCTTTTCACGCCGGTTAACGAAAAAAATAAGAGGAAGTTACGAAAGTACCCCTTTGAATCTTCGTTGACCGAGTATATGTTCTTCTTCCTCAGGGGGTAATACAGTCTTAATAAATCAATAGTTGACACGTGAACAATAATAGCTCCTTCCTTTGATGCTACTTCATCTCCAAACTCAATATATGAATTTTGTAACGATTTAACTAATTAATATAGCATGATTACAGACATCTactaa belongs to Brassica rapa cultivar Chiifu-401-42 chromosome A07, CAAS_Brap_v3.01, whole genome shotgun sequence and includes:
- the LOC103831578 gene encoding uncharacterized protein LOC103831578, with the protein product MGKANVNNTGSDTKRNVVSSVFDPALSRFVGLSQKLQARVKSQLKNLTADKHGREDNEISSNSIQMDLEKQLDSWRGNPSWTDQPPVVKVSIPKGSLCNLKAEVNVGLPPDAVYNIVIDPDNRRVFKNIKEVLSRKVVVDEGLRQVVEVEQAALWRFLWWSGTISVHVLVDQNRADHSMRFKQVKSGFMKRFEGNWKVKPLFVDEHMCDRLKPKTLEEYEQCTGGKGRVGSKVTLDQLIQPAIVPPPPISWYLRGITAKTTEMLIHDLLAETAKIRKRLATGETDDSPSLDEQRIVNPGDIKERWAAHRRTSRRRRKDLC
- the LOC103831579 gene encoding ADP-ribosylation factor 2-B, with amino-acid sequence MGLSFAKLFSKLFAKKEMRILMVGLDAAGKTTILYKLKLGEIVTTIPTIGFNVETVEYKNISFTVWDVGGQDKIRPLWRHYFQNTQGLIFVVDSNDRDRVVEARDELHRMLNEDELRDAVLLVFANKQDLPNAMNAAEITDKLGLHSLRQRHWYIQSTCATSGEGLYEGLDWLSNNIAGKA